In Sphingobacterium sp. PCS056, the following proteins share a genomic window:
- a CDS encoding TlpA disulfide reductase family protein: MKKGILLGLSCIPALIFAQENFTLTGKVKGASDKAKVFMQYVENNARKIDSTTITGGQFKFNGSVAGPVKAYVILSADGTSIKEIQNPDLTQVYLSSGVIKVDTDGEMKNAIISGNAINTDFAKYQAATKSYTDAFQGLNKRYAEATDEQRNDQTFIAGLQKEAGEINEKQEVADEQFIKDNKSSFITLDLLSDKLDGENVNSLIIPSYQALSADLKNSKKGKELAARIEKLKAVAIGSMAPDFSLPDTAGNEIALSSLRGKYVLLDFWASWCGPCRHENPNVVAAFNKFKDKNFTVFGVSLDNPGKKDAWMKAIADDQLGQWPHVSDLQGWKSAPVGLYEVRGIPQNFLIDPTGKIIASNLRGEELQAKLAELLK, encoded by the coding sequence ATGAAAAAAGGAATATTATTGGGATTAAGTTGTATCCCAGCTTTAATTTTTGCACAAGAAAACTTCACCTTAACAGGTAAGGTAAAAGGTGCTTCGGATAAAGCAAAAGTTTTTATGCAATATGTTGAAAATAATGCACGTAAAATTGATTCTACGACTATAACTGGAGGACAGTTTAAGTTTAATGGTTCAGTTGCTGGACCAGTAAAAGCTTATGTAATACTTTCTGCCGATGGCACATCCATCAAAGAAATTCAAAACCCTGATCTCACACAAGTTTATTTGTCAAGTGGTGTCATTAAGGTAGACACTGATGGCGAAATGAAAAATGCTATTATTTCAGGTAATGCTATTAATACTGATTTTGCAAAATATCAAGCAGCAACCAAGTCTTATACAGATGCATTTCAGGGTTTAAATAAACGCTATGCTGAAGCTACGGATGAGCAACGTAATGATCAAACTTTTATAGCAGGTTTACAGAAAGAAGCAGGTGAGATCAATGAGAAACAAGAAGTAGCGGACGAACAATTTATTAAGGATAATAAATCAAGCTTTATTACATTGGATCTACTTTCTGATAAGTTAGATGGTGAAAATGTCAATTCGTTAATTATTCCAAGTTATCAAGCACTTTCTGCTGATCTGAAAAATAGTAAAAAGGGTAAAGAATTAGCGGCTAGAATTGAGAAATTGAAGGCAGTTGCTATCGGTTCAATGGCACCCGATTTTTCACTGCCAGATACTGCCGGAAATGAAATCGCATTGTCTTCTTTAAGAGGTAAGTATGTGTTATTAGATTTTTGGGCGAGTTGGTGTGGACCATGTCGTCATGAAAACCCCAATGTAGTAGCTGCATTTAACAAATTTAAAGACAAAAACTTTACTGTATTTGGTGTCTCATTGGACAACCCGGGTAAAAAGGATGCTTGGATGAAAGCAATCGCTGACGATCAGTTGGGACAATGGCCACATGTATCAGATTTGCAAGGTTGGAAATCAGCACCAGTAGGATTATATGAAGTACGTGGTATTCCACAAAACTTTTTAATTGATCCGACTGGTAAAATTATTGCTTCAAATCTCCGTGGAGAAGAACTACAAGCTAAATTGGCAGAATTGCTAAAGTAA
- a CDS encoding glycoside hydrolase family 10 protein, with the protein MRFKHVLHLLGVFFLIALTAQLLCAQPSPKREVRGVWIATVGNIDWPTLATGTNVEKQKQELIHILDEHKKSGMNTILFQIRPSADAFYGRGREGWSRYLTGKQGKAPDPFYDPLDFIIDECHKRGMELHAWINPYRASTTLNPNHFSEDHITKKKPEWFFTYAGKKLFNPGIPEVREYIIGVIMDVVNNYDIDGIHFDDYFYPYPDSRNTPIPDRITFGQYANNFSNIDDWRRNNVDILIRDLGIAIKAKKPYIKYGVSPFGIWDNKDANRDGSNTHGLSGYRTLFADGVKWIKEGWIDYINPQIYFPFQNRAAAYEILVAWWQNHTYGRHFYIGHGAYRVNEKKPGWTDRSQIPRQIRYLREQPNVQGSIFFSSKSLTDNLAGLQDSLQRNLYHASSLPPTMPWIDSIPPHAPFGLQLKPSDNKRMNNLVWQKPDRAADGESAYGYVVYRFKEGEKLDLNNSSKIIHITYHEDDLQYTDIDINPKEQYYYFVTALDRMKNESEPSNIRSTEKLSKYSSVYTMK; encoded by the coding sequence ATGAGATTTAAACACGTTCTGCACTTACTTGGAGTATTTTTTCTAATCGCACTAACAGCACAACTTTTATGCGCCCAACCTAGCCCCAAACGAGAAGTTCGTGGTGTTTGGATTGCCACTGTCGGAAATATTGATTGGCCTACACTGGCCACAGGCACCAATGTTGAAAAACAAAAGCAAGAACTTATTCATATTTTGGATGAGCACAAAAAATCAGGTATGAATACCATTCTTTTTCAGATACGACCATCGGCAGATGCTTTTTACGGTCGTGGAAGAGAGGGATGGAGTCGTTATTTAACAGGTAAACAAGGAAAAGCTCCCGATCCATTCTATGATCCTTTGGATTTCATTATCGACGAGTGTCACAAAAGAGGAATGGAATTACATGCATGGATTAATCCTTATCGTGCATCTACAACACTCAATCCCAATCATTTTTCTGAAGATCATATTACCAAAAAGAAACCTGAATGGTTTTTTACTTATGCAGGCAAAAAACTATTCAATCCAGGTATTCCTGAGGTTCGTGAATATATAATTGGTGTCATCATGGACGTGGTCAATAATTATGACATTGATGGAATACACTTTGATGATTATTTCTACCCCTATCCTGATAGTCGTAACACTCCGATACCTGATCGCATCACATTCGGGCAATATGCCAACAATTTTTCGAATATCGATGATTGGAGAAGAAACAATGTAGATATACTCATACGTGATCTAGGAATTGCGATTAAGGCCAAGAAGCCCTACATCAAATATGGCGTTAGTCCATTTGGTATTTGGGACAATAAAGATGCAAATAGAGATGGTTCTAATACCCATGGTCTAAGCGGTTACCGAACTCTTTTTGCCGATGGTGTAAAGTGGATCAAAGAGGGATGGATCGATTATATCAATCCTCAGATTTATTTTCCATTTCAAAACCGCGCTGCAGCCTATGAAATATTAGTAGCATGGTGGCAAAATCATACTTATGGCCGTCATTTTTATATCGGACATGGAGCGTACCGGGTAAATGAAAAAAAACCAGGATGGACCGACCGGAGCCAAATTCCGCGGCAAATTCGTTATCTACGCGAACAGCCAAATGTCCAAGGCAGTATTTTCTTTAGTTCCAAATCATTAACCGATAATCTTGCTGGATTACAAGATTCGCTTCAACGTAATTTGTATCACGCATCTTCTTTACCACCAACTATGCCATGGATCGATAGCATTCCACCGCATGCTCCTTTTGGATTACAACTAAAACCATCAGATAATAAAAGAATGAATAATCTCGTATGGCAAAAACCTGATCGTGCTGCAGATGGTGAGTCAGCTTATGGCTATGTGGTATATCGTTTCAAGGAGGGGGAAAAACTAGACTTAAACAATAGCAGCAAGATCATCCACATTACTTATCATGAAGATGATCTGCAGTATACCGATATTGATATCAATCCAAAAGAGCAGTATTATTATTTTGTGACAGCACTCGACCGTATGAAAAACGAAAGCGAACCTTCCAATATCAGAAGTACGGAAAAATTATCGAAGTATAGTTCTGTTTACACGATGAAGTAA
- a CDS encoding L-serine ammonia-lyase, translating to MSKEQISVFDMFKIGIGPSSSHTLGPWRAAQQFTKVLHDKAVLDMVESVKILLYGSLAKTGTGHGTDIAVLLGLSGDDPVTFDVNQVTPKVEHIKSVHELRLAGTHLISFSYQEDLLFLYSESLPYHPNAVTFQAFLKDGKALSETYYSIGGGFVVQENETSNTSTEVDLPFPVETAQDLLHWCRKTGLKISELVLENEHAWREEAETRAGVLNIYKTIYECIYRGCHTSGTLPGGLNVERRAAKLNHRLLKDRTYHDYDSWIAAIKAGGENFQYILDWVSCFALAVNEENASFGRVVTAPTNGASGVIPAVLQYYITFHHGGSEDKIIQFILTASEIGSIFKKGATISAAMGGCQAEIGVSSAMAAGALTECLGGSQRQVLMAAEIAMEHHLGLTCDPIGGLVQIPCIERNTMGAIKAITAAQLALQSNPDKAKVSLDAVVKTMWETALDMNVKYKETADGGLAVQIPLSLPEC from the coding sequence ATGAGCAAAGAACAAATTTCCGTTTTTGATATGTTTAAAATTGGTATAGGACCTTCCAGTTCGCATACCTTAGGCCCATGGCGAGCTGCACAGCAATTTACGAAAGTATTGCATGATAAAGCTGTGCTCGATATGGTGGAGTCTGTCAAAATTTTACTCTATGGTTCTTTAGCGAAAACAGGGACAGGACACGGAACAGATATTGCAGTCCTTTTGGGATTAAGTGGAGATGATCCCGTTACTTTTGATGTCAATCAAGTAACTCCAAAAGTAGAACATATCAAATCTGTACATGAATTGAGATTGGCAGGTACCCATCTAATCTCTTTCTCCTATCAGGAAGACTTACTTTTTCTTTATAGCGAAAGTTTACCCTATCATCCTAATGCAGTTACTTTTCAGGCTTTTTTAAAAGATGGTAAAGCACTTAGTGAGACCTATTATTCGATTGGCGGTGGATTTGTGGTACAGGAGAATGAAACAAGTAACACTTCTACAGAGGTTGATTTGCCTTTTCCAGTTGAAACCGCGCAGGACTTATTGCACTGGTGCCGGAAGACTGGATTGAAAATATCTGAACTCGTTTTAGAAAACGAACATGCTTGGCGTGAAGAAGCAGAAACGCGTGCTGGTGTTTTAAATATATATAAAACAATCTATGAGTGTATATATCGAGGCTGTCATACCTCTGGTACTCTTCCTGGGGGGTTAAATGTTGAAAGGAGAGCTGCAAAGCTAAATCATCGATTGCTTAAGGATCGTACTTATCATGATTATGACAGTTGGATCGCTGCTATAAAAGCCGGTGGAGAAAATTTTCAGTATATCTTGGATTGGGTAAGTTGTTTTGCTTTGGCTGTTAATGAGGAAAATGCTTCTTTTGGTCGAGTTGTGACCGCACCAACGAATGGTGCTTCAGGTGTTATTCCTGCAGTATTACAATATTATATCACCTTTCATCATGGTGGTTCTGAGGATAAAATCATTCAGTTTATATTAACAGCATCAGAGATTGGGTCAATCTTTAAAAAAGGAGCTACGATTTCCGCTGCTATGGGTGGTTGCCAGGCAGAGATTGGAGTCTCATCAGCAATGGCTGCAGGTGCATTGACAGAATGTCTTGGAGGGTCTCAAAGACAGGTGCTAATGGCAGCAGAAATAGCGATGGAACATCATTTAGGTTTGACGTGCGATCCGATCGGTGGATTGGTTCAGATTCCTTGTATTGAGCGTAATACAATGGGAGCGATCAAAGCCATTACAGCTGCACAATTGGCTTTACAGTCCAATCCTGATAAAGCTAAAGTAAGTTTGGATGCGGTCGTAAAGACCATGTGGGAAACGGCTTTAGATATGAATGTTAAATATAAAGAAACAGCAGATGGTGGATTGGCTGTACAAATACCACTAAGTTTACCCGAATGTTAA
- a CDS encoding MBL fold metallo-hydrolase, which yields MKYCAIASGSNGNCYYVAKGDTAILIDAGIHSKHIHLRMYNLGILPTQIKAVFITHEHSDHIRGLSVFVKKYNIPVYITNGSYEGTRLHLPSHLVHIIAPDAVTEIGDMKIYGIPKYHDAKEPCSFLVSDGAHNIGILTDIGRPCKNVEHVIKHVDVLLLESNFDEEMLKNGRYSYFLKNRISSGWGHLSNTVALDLFNTHRTSRLKHLMLTHLSGENNSVELVHETFRSHCEDILLSVATRYEETEVFDVINLNTLQHDMRSSMCG from the coding sequence ATGAAATATTGTGCTATTGCCTCTGGCAGTAATGGAAATTGTTATTATGTCGCTAAAGGCGATACGGCTATTTTAATTGATGCTGGCATACACAGTAAGCACATACATCTGCGTATGTATAACTTGGGCATATTGCCTACACAAATTAAAGCCGTATTCATCACACATGAGCACAGCGATCATATTCGTGGTTTATCTGTCTTTGTCAAAAAGTATAATATACCTGTATATATCACAAATGGAAGTTATGAAGGTACACGCTTGCATCTTCCATCACATTTGGTTCATATCATCGCACCAGATGCGGTGACAGAAATTGGTGACATGAAAATTTATGGTATTCCAAAGTACCATGATGCTAAAGAGCCATGCAGTTTTTTGGTTTCAGACGGAGCGCATAATATTGGAATTTTAACCGATATCGGACGCCCTTGCAAAAATGTTGAACATGTGATTAAGCATGTTGATGTGCTGTTATTAGAATCTAATTTTGACGAAGAGATGCTGAAAAATGGTCGTTACTCTTACTTTTTAAAAAATAGAATTAGTAGTGGTTGGGGTCACCTTTCCAATACTGTCGCTCTAGATTTGTTTAACACACATCGTACATCCAGATTAAAGCACTTGATGTTAACCCATCTTTCTGGCGAAAATAATAGCGTAGAACTTGTTCACGAAACTTTTAGATCGCACTGTGAAGATATTTTACTTTCAGTGGCAACTCGCTATGAGGAAACCGAAGTTTTTGATGTAATCAATTTGAATACCCTTCAACATGATATGAGATCAAGTATGTGTGGTTAA
- a CDS encoding SusC/RagA family TonB-linked outer membrane protein gives MKRILPLILLFFISCNLLFAQVTNIAGTIRDEKGGTLPGITVSEKGTNNQAATSNDGVFSLKVQKLPTTLVIRGIGFKSKEQQIQTDKGINIVLVSDNSALDEVVVVGYQRQSAKKSTGAVQVISGKTIEDLPAPSFESLLQGRVAGVNIQNFTGEPGARNTFTVRGNSTISPDLNAEVDLANTMSSPLYIIDGMPLSVTDLANSGATGTNYVAGINVNDIESIVIQKDAAGTAVWGSRGANGVIVITTKRGRLGKPQARVSYYKGITERPQLQRTLGGSAERRAKMDILSQYANWTQMRSFNQPLTDSLNPSYNNATDWQDLFYTTGNIDNADASISGGNESVNYRLSAGYYNEDGVVRNTGFKRYSLRGNFGFTISPIIKSDFMISTARINRKRGLGRGIDEVVPINQGAMPSSFVGLGESDYDFYYGQFDKLKDDNQTDNINIFSKTYVDIIKGLQYSLEASAQVNMDKRTQFQPKELNNGVNYAASNGRNAYTYNLANVLNYNKTFNEKHNIILTAMQSFQYDKQLTDNITAYNLPTDDIKVIQGVAQKDLTASSNILEAGLLSYLVQVSYDYKSKYIINASWRADASSRFGKDTKWGYFPAVSGAWIASDENFLKNISWINLLKLRGSWGLSGVLPTDFYAPFNMWTTSSNTYNGNTFSYPSFTKPLTLNTLTWNKSEQTNIGFDLFTLDNRLNITFDAYRKITKDPIMAFPFPYYTGYTSLSFNVPMTVYNEGIDLTIATHNLSKGSKLQWNTNFNLTYNRNRIGSLPFGDRSFYADSRGYNQQLMYAVGSPIYQWAQMKYQGVYENQDQIPVNPVTGKPLTYFKGNYVVKPGYPIWNDVNQDWDVWSDEDKGAADGDLVLTGNPNPKFTGGLYNEFIYKNFSFSMLNTFTIGRDIINNLKSNQFNTIGGSLTNFTNNRLPDLEGVNYWTPEKAKDPNYVADFPSIAPFGGYFYQFLPFSTMFNENGSYFKIKTLSMGYTVPKKIVDRMKLGARTIRFYAMLDNVHTFQKASVPDAELVSPQGEYSGGAYPLPKKYTIGLEVNF, from the coding sequence ATGAAGAGAATTCTACCTTTAATTCTCCTCTTTTTTATATCGTGTAATTTATTGTTTGCACAGGTAACTAATATTGCCGGCACAATAAGAGATGAAAAAGGAGGAACATTACCTGGAATTACGGTATCCGAAAAAGGAACCAATAATCAGGCAGCCACCAGCAATGATGGCGTATTTTCATTGAAAGTACAAAAACTACCTACTACCCTCGTTATTCGTGGAATTGGATTTAAATCCAAAGAACAACAAATCCAGACGGATAAGGGAATCAATATTGTATTGGTTTCTGATAATTCGGCTTTGGATGAAGTCGTAGTTGTAGGATACCAAAGGCAATCGGCAAAAAAATCAACCGGTGCTGTACAGGTTATTTCTGGGAAAACGATCGAAGATCTCCCTGCTCCAAGTTTTGAAAGTTTATTACAAGGCCGCGTGGCAGGAGTAAATATTCAGAATTTTACAGGTGAACCAGGCGCACGTAATACGTTTACTGTCAGAGGTAACTCGACCATTTCTCCAGACTTAAATGCAGAAGTTGATTTAGCTAATACGATGAGCTCACCCTTGTACATTATTGACGGGATGCCATTATCAGTAACCGATTTAGCTAATTCTGGTGCTACAGGGACTAACTATGTAGCAGGTATCAATGTCAATGATATCGAAAGTATTGTGATTCAGAAAGATGCGGCAGGTACGGCTGTGTGGGGATCTCGTGGAGCTAACGGTGTTATTGTAATCACAACAAAAAGAGGTAGGTTGGGTAAGCCACAGGCTCGTGTTTCTTATTACAAAGGAATTACAGAGCGCCCGCAATTGCAGCGTACCTTGGGAGGTTCCGCAGAGCGTCGTGCAAAAATGGATATTCTCTCTCAATATGCTAATTGGACTCAAATGAGAAGTTTCAATCAGCCTTTGACCGATAGTTTAAACCCGAGCTATAATAATGCAACTGATTGGCAAGATTTGTTTTATACTACAGGAAATATTGATAATGCAGATGCCAGTATTTCAGGAGGTAATGAATCTGTGAATTATCGCTTATCGGCTGGTTATTACAATGAAGATGGTGTAGTACGCAATACGGGTTTTAAACGGTATTCATTACGTGGTAACTTTGGGTTTACTATTTCTCCAATCATAAAATCTGATTTTATGATTTCAACTGCTCGTATCAATAGAAAACGCGGTTTAGGAAGGGGAATTGATGAAGTGGTTCCAATTAATCAAGGTGCAATGCCATCTTCTTTTGTTGGGCTAGGTGAATCAGATTATGATTTTTATTATGGTCAGTTTGACAAATTAAAAGATGATAATCAAACTGATAATATCAATATTTTTTCAAAAACTTATGTTGATATTATCAAGGGTTTGCAATACTCGCTTGAAGCTTCTGCTCAGGTCAATATGGATAAACGGACACAATTTCAACCTAAAGAGTTGAATAATGGTGTTAACTATGCCGCATCTAATGGTCGGAATGCCTATACCTATAATTTAGCGAATGTTTTAAACTACAATAAAACCTTCAATGAAAAGCATAATATAATATTAACAGCAATGCAGTCATTCCAATATGATAAGCAATTGACAGACAATATTACAGCATATAATCTGCCTACAGATGATATCAAAGTAATACAAGGGGTGGCTCAAAAAGATTTGACAGCTAGTTCTAATATTCTTGAGGCAGGTCTATTATCTTATTTAGTGCAGGTTTCTTATGATTATAAATCTAAATATATCATCAATGCTTCGTGGAGAGCTGATGCTTCTTCACGTTTTGGTAAAGATACCAAATGGGGCTATTTTCCAGCAGTTTCTGGAGCTTGGATAGCTTCGGATGAAAATTTTCTGAAAAATATATCATGGATCAATTTGTTAAAACTGAGAGGAAGCTGGGGATTGTCTGGTGTATTGCCTACGGATTTTTATGCGCCATTTAATATGTGGACTACATCTTCCAATACCTATAATGGAAATACCTTTTCTTATCCATCATTTACAAAACCATTGACATTAAACACCCTGACCTGGAATAAATCTGAGCAAACCAATATTGGTTTTGATTTATTTACTTTGGATAACCGCTTGAACATCACATTTGATGCCTACCGGAAAATCACAAAGGATCCGATCATGGCTTTCCCATTTCCTTATTATACAGGTTATACATCATTATCATTTAATGTTCCGATGACTGTATATAATGAAGGAATAGATTTGACGATTGCGACACACAATCTTTCTAAAGGAAGCAAATTGCAATGGAATACAAATTTCAATTTAACGTATAACAGAAACCGTATTGGGTCATTGCCTTTTGGTGACCGTAGTTTTTATGCTGACTCAAGGGGGTACAATCAACAGCTCATGTATGCTGTAGGAAGTCCAATATATCAATGGGCACAGATGAAATACCAGGGAGTATATGAAAACCAAGATCAAATCCCTGTTAACCCTGTGACAGGTAAACCACTTACTTATTTTAAAGGGAATTATGTGGTAAAACCAGGATATCCGATCTGGAATGATGTCAATCAAGATTGGGATGTTTGGAGTGATGAAGATAAAGGAGCAGCGGATGGCGATTTAGTTCTTACCGGTAATCCAAATCCAAAATTCACAGGAGGATTATACAATGAGTTTATTTATAAAAATTTCTCTTTCAGTATGTTGAATACCTTCACTATTGGACGAGATATCATCAACAATTTGAAAAGCAATCAATTTAATACGATCGGTGGTAGTTTAACAAACTTTACGAATAACCGTTTACCTGACTTGGAAGGGGTGAACTACTGGACACCGGAGAAAGCAAAAGATCCAAACTACGTAGCCGATTTTCCTTCGATAGCACCATTTGGTGGATATTTCTATCAATTTTTGCCTTTCAGTACCATGTTCAATGAGAACGGGTCATACTTTAAGATCAAAACCCTCTCCATGGGATATACTGTTCCTAAGAAGATCGTAGATCGTATGAAACTGGGCGCGCGTACAATTCGTTTTTATGCGATGTTGGATAATGTGCATACTTTTCAGAAAGCTTCTGTTCCCGATGCGGAATTGGTATCACCACAAGGAGAATACAGTGGTGGTGCTTATCCACTTCCTAAGAAGTACACGATCGGTCTAGAAGTAAATTTTTAA
- a CDS encoding RagB/SusD family nutrient uptake outer membrane protein produces MKFKHILSVIGISSALLLGSSCGKYLNLSPQGSTYDEVFWVDGANVEKATLGAYALLRDAIRNERSYFIFGDIASGILKTGADYWNYTDLSKGGGYKFSYAPYLEGSLWNWTRFYKIINQCNLIIEHTEEMNVSLFEGGEDEKKQYIGNAKFLRAYTYFYMQRVWGDVLLVKETFKDPQNIPDMARSPESETLAFCKDDLVYAATNLGQGATKSFATKGSANALLAQVYAWEHDYVNAVKYIGESLKGGYALENIKDYKKIWQGDSKESIFEISMMYNETGGEWSNDFFNVFLTSANVPGKGSASVWEIDPEFLAESEGMKDGSVRYDSITAPFPDNPAKRVITKYSNLEHYNPNDTKLYATNNNLVLIRLADILLLRAEAYFKNGKENLALEDLNTIRRRAGLQNITLSGNELFKEIFRERRRELIGEGIIQFDLIRMNLFTQFDDYSAYYTEERLAKQGYYWPLNMRTLLPQNESLTQNPYWMNH; encoded by the coding sequence ATGAAATTTAAACATATATTATCAGTTATTGGAATTTCTAGTGCATTATTGCTGGGATCTTCCTGTGGAAAATATCTCAATCTGTCTCCTCAAGGTAGTACCTACGATGAGGTATTCTGGGTTGATGGCGCAAACGTAGAAAAGGCAACTTTAGGCGCATACGCGTTGTTACGTGATGCTATTCGTAATGAAAGGTCATATTTTATTTTTGGTGATATTGCTTCAGGCATATTAAAAACTGGAGCTGATTATTGGAATTATACTGACCTTTCAAAAGGTGGAGGTTATAAGTTTAGTTATGCCCCATATCTCGAGGGTAGTCTCTGGAATTGGACTCGTTTTTACAAAATCATCAATCAATGCAATTTGATTATTGAGCATACAGAAGAAATGAATGTTAGTCTATTCGAGGGCGGAGAAGATGAGAAAAAACAATATATAGGAAATGCAAAATTTTTGCGAGCCTATACTTACTTCTACATGCAGCGTGTTTGGGGCGATGTCTTATTAGTCAAAGAAACGTTCAAGGATCCACAAAATATTCCGGATATGGCAAGAAGTCCTGAATCGGAAACATTGGCGTTCTGTAAAGATGATCTGGTTTATGCAGCCACAAATTTGGGACAAGGAGCGACAAAGAGCTTTGCTACAAAGGGTTCAGCCAATGCGCTTTTAGCACAGGTATATGCTTGGGAGCATGATTATGTCAATGCCGTGAAATACATTGGAGAGTCCTTAAAAGGAGGGTATGCATTAGAAAATATAAAAGATTATAAAAAAATCTGGCAAGGTGATTCCAAAGAATCCATTTTCGAAATCAGTATGATGTATAATGAAACTGGTGGTGAATGGAGTAACGATTTCTTCAATGTATTTTTGACGAGTGCGAATGTTCCTGGTAAAGGAAGTGCATCAGTTTGGGAAATTGATCCTGAGTTTTTAGCAGAATCTGAAGGAATGAAGGATGGGTCTGTCCGCTATGATTCGATAACGGCACCATTTCCCGATAATCCTGCCAAAAGAGTGATAACGAAATACAGTAATCTCGAACATTATAATCCAAATGATACTAAGTTGTATGCGACAAATAACAATTTGGTTTTGATTCGATTAGCAGATATATTACTACTTCGTGCAGAAGCGTATTTTAAAAATGGAAAAGAGAATCTAGCATTAGAGGATTTGAACACCATCAGGAGAAGAGCAGGCCTTCAAAATATAACATTATCAGGAAATGAGCTTTTTAAAGAAATTTTCAGAGAAAGGAGAAGAGAATTAATTGGAGAAGGAATTATTCAATTTGATTTAATTCGAATGAATCTGTTTACGCAATTTGACGATTATTCAGCATACTATACAGAAGAAAGATTAGCTAAACAAGGCTATTACTGGCCTTTGAATATGCGGACTCTTTTACCTCAGAACGAATCGTTAACACAAAATCCGTATTGGATGAATCATTAA
- a CDS encoding DUF5007 domain-containing protein codes for MKKSLIYTLAIGILAVSACKKLPDGNLSDIIRYEVLPMQIKKGRAEVSTAINPAGSSKPTEYKLIKIYEKDSGKDVTDIFLKTYPIKIWTRLYDSKVDNTIEKIDAKRKDTVMTALSINKFSGAIESNENTLQLPSGNYLFDLEIKNSNGTRVYPKIGEFALVDAPLYEVPAVRSTVAMKVGAETTTKSISSNASHIKVEKLAAKENKIIVRIVDKNGEPFNPKSGEVDRRPLSGTAVGFLQTMQDYALTTTLFDDRMEFTYGVVPFPLVSLGNGFNYYYRIPAKYVKFDDSLALPYNTYSCNARFSFQAFVGGTYQIDVIVPQVTRVKL; via the coding sequence ATGAAAAAGAGTTTAATATATACACTAGCTATCGGAATATTAGCAGTGTCGGCATGTAAAAAATTGCCAGATGGAAATCTTAGTGATATTATTCGTTATGAAGTATTACCGATGCAGATTAAAAAGGGTAGAGCAGAGGTGTCAACAGCGATAAATCCAGCAGGTTCTTCAAAACCAACAGAATATAAATTAATAAAAATTTATGAAAAGGATAGTGGAAAAGATGTAACTGATATTTTTCTAAAAACATATCCAATAAAAATCTGGACAAGATTGTACGATTCAAAAGTGGACAACACCATTGAAAAAATTGATGCCAAAAGAAAGGATACTGTCATGACGGCATTATCAATTAATAAGTTTTCAGGTGCAATTGAGTCCAATGAAAATACATTACAGTTACCTTCTGGAAATTATCTATTTGATCTGGAAATAAAAAATAGCAATGGTACTCGAGTTTATCCTAAAATAGGTGAATTTGCACTAGTAGATGCACCTCTTTATGAAGTGCCTGCTGTTAGATCTACTGTAGCAATGAAAGTTGGCGCTGAAACAACAACAAAATCAATATCGAGTAATGCAAGCCATATCAAAGTAGAGAAATTGGCAGCGAAGGAAAATAAGATTATTGTCAGAATTGTGGATAAAAATGGTGAACCTTTTAATCCCAAATCTGGTGAAGTTGATAGAAGACCACTTTCGGGAACAGCTGTTGGTTTTTTACAGACTATGCAGGATTATGCTTTAACAACAACATTATTTGATGATCGTATGGAATTTACTTATGGTGTGGTCCCTTTTCCTTTGGTTTCTTTAGGAAATGGATTTAATTACTACTACAGGATACCAGCAAAGTATGTCAAATTTGATGATAGCTTAGCTTTGCCATATAATACTTATTCATGTAATGCACGGTTTTCTTTTCAAGCATTTGTAGGCGGAACATATCAGATCGATGTGATTGTACCTCAAGTGACACGAGTTAAGCTGTAG